A DNA window from Molothrus ater isolate BHLD 08-10-18 breed brown headed cowbird chromosome 2, BPBGC_Mater_1.1, whole genome shotgun sequence contains the following coding sequences:
- the TSC22D1 gene encoding TSC22 domain family protein 1 isoform X1: MAHPAMFPRRGSSSSSGSSCVTAPTAPGTGVGSAALAAEDYQPPLLVQPPPPSPAAASTAGPQPTPPHPQSLNLLSQSQLQPQPLAQTGAQMKKKSGFQITSVTPAQISASMSSNNSIAEDTESYDDLDESHTEDLSSSEILDVSLSRATDMGEPERSSSEETLNNFQEAETPGAVSPNQPHLPQQHAPLPHHPQQSVVINGSVHPHHVHHHHHLHHHHHGHHHPSHPGVGSAPISGGPPPSPSFRKLSTTGSSDNVISTAPVSAASSTGSPASAVSNIRTTSSPGNLGMSSAAGTSTLSNIGAGSSSVASNVLGTINLSNIMSTGNVNALSGTSSNANVNILSGVGNGTSASSSVINNVTNPTAGMAVGSSQQQPASGTSRFRVVKLDSSSEPFKKGRWTCTEFYDKENTVAVSEGVAVNKAVETIKQNPLEVTSERESTSGSSVSSNVSTLSHYTESVGSGEMGAPTVVQQQAFQGVGPQQMDFSSAAPPAIPASSIPQSVSQSQLAQVQLHSQEVNYPQQKPGVPPPAQASLTTVTGVQPAPVNILGVSPSLGHQQPALQSMAQQQLPYSQPAQPVQTLPVVQQQLQYGQQQQPVPTQMTAGHVKAVNQNSVAGAMPDYIQHQQILQTPAPAMQPSSTGVGAGQPVPVAQAQGMQPSVQAHPAAAPAQPVAHAPAAIPGVAASGQMLNVGQQGSVAAVVQPPSAANQIPPPVMPSTAAPPSSQVVQPVQTGIMQQGLQASATGLPQQMVIAQQNTLLPVQPQAQGVESVVQGMTGQQLPAVSPIPSASTVPAPSQAGSAVPPGIPSASVGLGQPQNIAQASAVQNGSLAQSVSQPPLISTSIGMPVAQSVPQQMPLSSTQFPAQSLAQSIVSQIEDGRRPTEPSLAGLPQAAGVESGGGASAASDGGSSNVPSSASLFPLKVLPLTTPLVDGEDESSSGASVVAIDNKIEQAMDLVKSHLMYAVREEVEVLKEQIKELIEKNSQLEQENTLLKTLASPEQLAQFQAQLQTGSPPSSSQSQGTAQQPAQPASQGSGPSA, encoded by the coding sequence ATGGCGCACCCGGCGATGTTTCCTAGAAGGggcagcagcagtagcagcgGCAGCAGCTGCGTTACTGCTCCCACTGCACCAGGTACCGGCGTTGGGAGCGCTGCCCTCGCCGCCGAGGATTATCAGCCGCCTTTGCTGGTCCAGCCGCcgcctccatctcctgcagcagcttcaaCAGCGGGTCCACAGCCGACACCCCCTCATCCACAAAGCTTGAACCTCCTCTCGCAGTctcagctccagccacagcccctTGCACAGACTGGAGctcaaatgaaaaagaaaagtggcTTTCAAATTACCAGTGTGACCCCTGCTCAAATATCAGCTAGTATGAGCTCTAATAACAGCATAGCGGAGGATACAGAAAGCTATGATGACCTGGATGAGTCTCACACTGAAGACCTGTCATCTTCAGAAATCTTGGATGTGTCTTTATCCAGAGCCACTGATATGGGAGAACCTGAGAGGAGTTCTTCTGAAGAGACTCTAAATAACTTCCAAGAGGCAGAGACTCCTGGGGCTGTTTCTCCAAACCAGCCTcaccttcctcagcagcatGCTCCTCTGCCTCATCACCCACAGCAAAGTGTTGTGATCAATGGAAGTGTTCATCCCCATCATGTTCATCATCACCACCATCTTCACCACCACCATCATGGACACCATCATCCATCCCATCCTGGGGTGGGTAGTGCCCCAATTTCTGGAGGACCACCACCCAGTCCATCGTTTAGAAAACTATCAACAACTGGAAGCTCTGACAATGTTATATCAACTGCACCAGTTTCTGCTGCATCATCCACTGGTTCCCCGGCATCTGCCGTGTCTAATATCCGCACTACAAGTAGTCCTGGCAATTTAGGTATGAGTTCTGCTGCTGGAACTAGTACCTTAAGTAATATTGGTGCTGGTAGTTCTAGTGTGGCAAGCAATGTGCTTGGTACTATAAATTTAAGCAACATCATGAGTACTGGTAATGTAAATGCTTTGTCTGGAACTAGCAGCAATGCTAATGTGAATATCTTGAGTGGTGTTGGCAATGGTACGAGTGCTTCCTCTAGTGTCATTAACAATGTTACTAATCCAACTGCAGGAATGGCAGTGGGAtcaagccagcagcagcctgcatcTGGCACGTCAAGGTTTAGGGTTGTAAAATTAGATTCTAGTTCTGAACCTTTCAAAAAAGGTAGATGGACTTGCACTGAATTCTATGATAAAGAAAACACTGTTGCAGTTTCGGAGGGAGTAGCAGTAAACAAAGCAGTTGAGACGATAAAACAAAACCCGCTTGAAGTGACTTCTGAAAGGGAGAGCACCAGTGGGAGTTCTGTTAGCAGCAATGTAAGCACACTGAGTCACTATACAGAAAGTGTGGGAAGTGGAGAAATGGGAGCACCTACTGTGGTACAGCAGCAAGCATTTCAAGGTGTGGGTCCGCAGCAGATGGATTttagcagtgctgctcctccagcaatTCCAGCATCTAGTATACCACAGAGTGTTTCTCAATCACAGCTTGCACAAGTCCAGCTGCATTCTCAAGAAGTAAACTATCCACAGCAGAAGCCAGGGGTCCCACCTCCTGCACAGGCCAGTCTAACCACTGTTACTGGGGTTCAGCCAGCCCCAGTTAATATACTAGGTGTATCCCCATCTCTGGGCCACCAGCAACCTGCCCTTCAGAGTATGGCTCAACAGCAGCTGCCGTATTCGCAGCCGGCGCAGCCTGTGCAGACTTTGCCAGTGGTGCAGCAGCAGTTGCAGTAcggacagcagcagcagccagttcCTACGCAGATGACCGCGGGTCACGTTAAGGCGGTGAACCAAAACTCTGTCGCAGGGGCTATGCCAGACTACATTCAACATCAGCAGATCCTTCAgactccagcccctgccatgcaGCCAAGTTCTACAGGAGTAGGAGCTGGGCAACCGGTTCCTGTTGCCCAGGCACAGGGCATGCAGCCTTCAGTGCAAGcacatccagctgctgccccggcTCAGCCTGTTGCACATGCTCCAGCAGCAATACCAGGTGTAGCTGCCAGTGGTCAAATGCTAAATGTTGGACAGCAAGGAAGTGTAGCTGCTGTGGTGCAACCACCATCTGCTGCAAACCAAATTCCACCTCCAGTTATGCCATCAACGGCTGCTCCTCCATCTTCCCAAGTAGTGCAGCCTGTGCAGACAGGAATAATGCAGCAAGGATTACAGGCTAGTGCCACAGGCCTTCCTCAACAAATGGTCATTGCTCAGCAAAACACCTTGTTACCTGTACAGCCACAGGCACAAGGAGTGGAATCTGTAGTCCAAGGGATGactggccagcagctgcctgcgGTAAGCCCTATACCCTCTGCTAGTACTGTTCCTGCACCAAGTCAAGCTGGTTCAGCTGTGCCTCCTGGCATACCTTCCGCTTCTGTAGGCTTGGGACAGCCACAGAATATAGCACAGGCTTCGGCTGTGCAGAATGGCAGCTTGGCTCAAAGCGTTAGTCAGCCTCCCTTGATATCAACAAGTATAGGTATGCCAGTGGCACAGAGTGTGCCACAGCAGATGCCATTAAGCTCTACCCAGTTCCCTGCACAATCACTAGCTCAGTCCATTGTAAGCCAAATCGAAGACGGCAGGCGCCCTACAGAACCTTCCTTGGCGGGTTTACCTCAAGCTGCCGGCGTCGAGAGCGGTGGTGGAGCATCGGCCGCTTCAGATGGCGGTAGCAGCAACGTGCCGTCCTCGGCCTCCCTCTTCCCGCTGAAGGTGCTGCCCTTGACAACGCCTCTTGTAGATGGTGAGGATGAGAG